Below is a genomic region from Pseudomonas svalbardensis.
ACAGTTTGGCGGGTTTAGTGGTACTGGCATTTTTCGAGACCAAATGCTCCGAACCGGCCGGTTCGTACCAGTATTCACCGGCCTTGTAAGTGATCGCCTTTTCACCTTTGACCTGGGAGATGATTTCTCCCGAAATGACGTAAGCCATGGCCGTGCCCTCGTGCTTGTGGGCGATGGACGACTGGCCGGGCAGATAGTCGACCTCGATCATCAGCGCTTTTTTATTGGGCACGTTTTTCAACATCTGGTCCTGCAACACGGTGACCTTTTCCGAAGGGGCGGCTTCATGAGCGAATGCCGTGGCGGAAAAGGTCAGGGCCAGGGCGGCGAGGGGCGCAGCACAGTAGCGGAAGGCGTTCATGGGTTATCACCTGCTGTGGTTAGTGTCAGGCACCACAGTAAGTCTCGGTCAATGCCAATCAAACAGCCAATTTTCGTGAAGGCGAGGGGACCAATCATGCGCGTTGAAAAAACAAGATCGCCGCCTCCAGCCACTTCTGCAGGGGTACCCATAGCCCTGTAGGAGTGGCCGAAGGCGGCGACCTAATTTTTAAACGATAGGAAAGCTGTTGAAATCGACGGCGTTGGCCAGGCGGCTGTCGATCAGGCCGATAAAGCCTTGTACTTCAGGGCAGTTGAAATGCATTTGCATGGCCGCTTCCGATTGCCAGCGGGCGCTGACAGTCCAGCGGTTGTCGTCCTCGGGGCAGCGGTCGACCATATAGGAATCGCAGCCCGGTAGTTCGCGCAGGGTGTCGACAATCTTTTGCAGTTGCTTGCCCAGTTCGTCCGAGCGGCCGGCAGCGGCCTGCACCTTAACGGTATTGATCACTTCGTTGGACATTGCTCACACTCCTGAATCAGGCCGGACGAATCCTGCTCATTGAGGGATAACGCTTATGCAGGATAGGCCTGCATCCCCGGACCACCAATAGCCAATCACGGGATAAAAACGCAGACCAATCTGTCAGGCGACCTGCTGCAAAATGTCCCGCAGGCGGTCCAGGGCGATGTCGATGTCCAGGGTTTCAATGGCGCCAAAACCCAGGAAAAGCCCGGCCTGCGGCGCTTGCTGGTAGAAAAAACTACTGATGGGGTAGAGCCCGACTTCGACTTTTTTTGCCAATTCGATCACCAATGGAATATCGATAGACACTTTGCACATAACCACCATGTGGAACCCGGCGGTGGTCGGGACAGCCTCTAGCCACGGTGACAGATCGCCAGCCATGCGCTCGAGGATCCGCTCACGACGCCCGGCATAGATCGCATGGCAGCGCCGAATGTGCTTGAGCAGACAGCCTTCGGCGATGAACTTGGCCAGCGCCCATTGGGGCAGGGTGGAGGTGTGCAGATCGGTGAGTTGCTTGGCGCGAATGACCGCGTCGAGAATCGCTGGCGGCAGGATTGCATAACCCAGGCGCAGCTCCGGTAGCAGAGTTTTCGAAAAGGTCCCGACGTAGGCGACAATGCCGCGTTCGTCCATGTTTTGCAGCGAGTCGGTGGGCCGGCCTTCGTAGCGGAATTCGCTGTCGTAATCGTCCTCGATGATGATCGCGCCCAACTCATGAGCCCGCTCCAGCAGCGCCACCCGGCGCGCTTGGCTCATTGGCATGCCGAGCGGGAACTGGTGGGACGGCGTGACGTAGATCAGCCGGGTGCCAAGGGGGATTTTGTCCACCTGAATGCCTTCCGCATCCACCGGGACGCCGATCACCGTGGCGCCGTGGGTACCGAACAACAGGCGTGCGGGCGGATAGCCGGGGTCTTCCATGGCGACAATGCTGCCAGGACGCGTGAGCACCCGGGAGATCAAGTCCAGCGCCTGTTGCGCGCCGTTGCACACCACAACGTCTTCGTCCTGGCAATTGACCCCGCGGGAAAACGCGATGTGCCGGGCGATCGCATTACGCAGCGCCGGCAGGCCTTCGGGCATGCTGTAGAAGCCCTTGGACGCAGCGATTTGGCGCAAGGCGTGAGCGGTGCAGCGCCGCCAGTCATCCTGGGGGAACTGGCCCTTGCTGGTGGCGCCGCCGATGAAGTCGTAGCGCAACGAGCCTTCCAGCGTTGGATGGCGCAGGAACACCGGCAGGTTGCGCCAGGACTCGATGACCTCGGCACTGGCCAACTCCGAATGACTCTGTTTACGGGTGGTTTTCGCCGGTCGGGCGTTGACGTAGGTGCCTTTGCCGATGACCCCGGTGAGGAAGTTTTCGTAGGTCAGCTGCGTGTAGGTGTCGGAAATGGTCTTGCGGGAAATGCCCAGTTGTTCAGCCAGCAAACGACTGGGCGGTAGCTGCGTTCCGGCTGCCAGACGACCGGATTCGATGGCGCTGCGCAGTTGGTTATACAACTGGCCTGCCAGGTCCTTGCGGCCGTTTATGACAACGTGAAGTTCCATACCGGCGAGGCTCCTGGGGCGATTGAGGCGCGTGTGCGTCGGGCCAGATTACCCGCATGAGCGCCTGCGAAAAAGTTGCGTGGGCGAAAAACCTCCGATTGGTCTGGTGCCTGAGTGGTCCACGGGTATTTCGCAGAATTGGATCTGTAACGCCCGCGTATCAACGCCTACCTTGGGAGGCACACATTTGATCCACGAGGTCACTCCATGAACGCCCGCCTGGATTACTACAGCGCATCGCCCAAAGCGATGAAAGCGATGATTGCCATGGAGGCGTTGACCAGCAACCTCAGCATCGAGCCGGCCTTGCTGCACTTGATCAAGATCCGTGCGTCGCAACTCAATGGCTGCGCTTTTTGCACCGACATGCACTCGGTGGATGCCCGGCGACTCGGCGAGACTGACCGTCGTTTGTATTCGATCGTGGTCTGGCGCGACAGCGGCTTCTTCAATGCGCGAGAACGCGCGGCGCTGGCCTGGACCGAAGCCGTCACCTTGCTCTCTGAAAACCATGTGCCGGACGAGGTCTACGCGCAGGCCCGGGAGCAGTTCAACGAAGGCGAGATGGTCGACCTGACCATCGCCGTCACCACGATCAACAGCTGGAATCGCCTGGCGGTGAGTTTTCGGCAAACTCCTGGCGGCTGAATCGATTTTCCGCCCCGAATGTCACATCAGGTTCATAAACGCTGCGCAGGATGAGGCTTTCAAGGACAGATCGACAGGGAGTCAGCGATGCCATTTATGGAAACCACGGATCGTCAGCAAGTTGCCGAGTACCGCTCGCCCGTAGAAAAAACCTCATCCTGGCGCGCACTGGCGGCAGGGATCGATCCGGTACTGGCGCAGTCTTTTCGGGTCAGTGCCCGTTGCGGCTGTTTCATGCAAGCGGCCCGCAGTCTCAACATCAAGGCCACCCAGCTGCGCAAACACTTGGCGCAGCTCGAAGCGCAACTGCAGTGTTCGCTATTCAGCCACTCAGAGAATGGCGTTGCCCTCAGTCGTGAAGGATTGCAGCTGCAATCGCAGTTGATTGCCCTGGCCCACGAGCGCGACTTGCCGGTGATCGAACAGCCGTTGATTCGCCTGGCCGTCGCCGAATCGGTCCTGCATGACATTCTCGGTCGCGATCTGGTGGCCTTGTTGCGGCGCAATGCCAGCGTGCGTCTGGACATCATCACCCTGGACAGCGAACTGTCCCTGCAAGCGGTCAGTTCCGATGTGGTGCTGTGGCTGTCCGGCACCGATTCACCGCTGCCAGGCCCGAGTTTTGCGGTCAGCGAGCCCCGGCGTCTGGCGCGGCTCGACTACTTGCCCCACATCGCCAAACGTTATTCACGGGTCGCGTCGCGGCCAGGCAGCCTCGACGACTTGACGGATTTCCTGCTGGTGCAATGGCAGCATGACCGTCAGGTCGACTGTTTTCGGCCGTGGAATACCCTCGTGGACCAGCGCCTGGCCGGAGTGGTGCAGTTGCATTCCTATGAGCTGATGCTGGAGATGATCCGTTGCAGCGCCTGCATTGGCCTGCTGCCCGGATACATCAGCCGCTTCGACCGGGGCCTGATTGAATTGCCGGGGCTGTTCAGTCAACCGATGCAGCGCCAGGTATGGATGGCGGTCAATGCCGAGTCCGAGGGGCAATCGCAGGTGCAGATGATCGTCGAGCTGATCCAGAACACCTTCGAAGAGCGGCGGGAGTGGTTCGAACAACCTACGGCGGTATAGAGTGGGCGGCCATGTCTGTATCAAGGATGAATCACCCATGCCCGCCACTGACGCTGTCATTTCCCTTGAACGGTTCAACGAATCCCACATCGACGGCATTACCGCGCTCTACAACGACACGGCCATTACCCGTCAGGTGCTGCAAATGCCGTTTCAGTCCGCGGAAGTCTGGCGCAAACGCCTGGCGCCGGACAACGAGCGTGTGGTGCAACTGGTGGCGCTGCATAAAGGGACGGTCATCGGCAATATTGGCCTGGAACAGTTTTCACGGATCCGCCGCAGCCATGCCGGCAATCTCGGCATGGGCGTCGCGGTGGCCTGGCAGGGCAAGGGCGTTGGCTCGAAGTTGTTGGCAGCGGCGCTGGACATCGCCGACAACTGGATGAACCTGCAACGGCTCGAACTTTCGGTCTACGCCGACAACGAAGCCGCCATCGGCCTGTATCGCAAGTTCGGCTTCGACACCGAAGGGCTGTTTCGCGACTACGCCGTGCGTGATGGCGGATGGGTCGATGCCTTGAGCATGGCGCGCCTGCGTCGCACACCCAAGGCCGGTTGAGTCACTCGCCCAACGCGAACGCCACCGCCGCCTGCGCATGCAGTTCGGTGGTGTCGAGCAAGGGCAGGGCGCTATGCTCGGGTTTGATCAGCAGGCCGATTTCCGTGCAACCGAGGATGATTGCCTGGGCGCCACGTCGGGTCAGTGATTCGATGACCTGCTGATACACCTTGCGTGACGCCTCGCTGACCACCCCGACGCACAACTCGTCATAGATGATCCGGTGAACGGCCTGACGTTCATCGGCCTCCGGCACCAGTACGGTCAGGCCCATTGAAGTCAGGCGCTCCTTGAGAAAATCCTGCTCCATGGTGAACGCTGTGCCGAGCAATCCAATCTTCAGCGCACCAGCCTCGATGGCAGCTTGACCCGCCGGGTCGGCGATGTGCAGAAATGGAATACTGATCGCTGCCTGAATCTGCCCGGCCACTTTGTGCATAGTGTTGGTGCACAACACCACGCAATCGGCACCACCGGCCTGCAACCGCTTCGCCGCATCCACCAGAATCGCCGCCGCATCGTCCCAGCGCCCGGCATGCTGGGCCTGTTCGACAGGGCCAAAGTCGACGCTGTACATTAGCAATTTCGCCGAACGCAACGGCCCGAGCCGGTCGCGCACCTGCTGATTGATGAGACGGTAATACTCGGCGCTGGACTCCCAGCTCATGCCGCCGATAAGGCCGATGGTGCGCATTGGTTTTCCTCAAGCTATGGCCTGCATTGACAGGCTTGGCTTGGGAGTTTCGATGTGTTCAAGGGCAGATGCCAGTGAAAAATAAACTGTAACGCTCATCTTTCGGAGAAGTGTCATGGTGCCTTTTCAGGCAAGGGGATGACATGGTTGCACCCGGCGGCCAACGTCTTCTCATACCCCACATCAGGTCGCCACGGTTCCAGGTTTCATTGCGGTTTGTCTCTTGCTATCGCCAGATGGCAACTCAATTGATGGCGCATGCCATGGGTGCTTTTCCAATAGCGGCTGTTGGAATAGTCGCGGGTGAGTTCGTCCCACAAGTAGGGCGTCCCTTCTGGCGGTGTCCGCCTCGCACAAGGTGTGGGTGTAATAGAAAATGACTACTCATAGTCCCGACAAATCCACTGTGCACCTTCCACGTATTTCACACAGCGTTCCGCAATAATGATGTAGCTGTCAGGCGTGTCCTTTGCATTTTGCGCATAAAGGGATGCACTTAAGCCCGACATCAACCCGACGCCTATCAGGGAATGACGGTTAGAGTTCAGGGCTATACCAAGAGAGCGCCACGGTAGACTGTTCATTGAGTTACCACTTGATCGGCGGCGACGTAGGTGAATGTCGCTGTACCGGCTGCGCTGGAGGGCGGAGTCAGTCGAATGATAGGTACAACAATTTTTGGATTGGTCGAGTTGTAAAAATCTCGTTGATTGTATTGTGCGTCTGGCAGCCCTTGGTTATTACCACCTGCAATGAAAAAGAACGCCATGATGGGAAGGGTGTTGGCTCGACCCGCATGCCAGGTCCGTATAATTATTTCGTTATGTTCGTTGAATCCAGTAGTGCCCAGCATGGGTTTTGCCAGCACGGACTGGTAAAACGCGGGTCCTGCTAATGTATTGCGGTCATCCGTGACGTCGAAACCACATTGGCGCAAGTTTGGGTTGCCCCCCCCCGGTGTATTCCATACGCCCACCGCTTGGGCTGCGGTGGTCACACCGGCATCCTGGCAGCGTTTGCTTTGCACAGGAAAAGTGGCGGACGGTCCGCAAACTTCGGTTGCGCTTCGATGCCAACCCCATGCATCCATCGGGTATGAGCACAGGTACTGCAACTGATCTTTGCCTGCGGGCTGTTCGAGAAAGGGGTAAAGGATGTAGCCGTTTCCATAACCCCATGCGAGTCGCCCGAAGTTTGCATCGGCCCTCAAGTACGAGAATGATACTCCGCCACTTTTTACCGACGTAGGGCTAGGGTCCCAGACTTTATACTGTCCTGCAGGATCCCTCACCGTGACCCTGAGTGTTACACCGGAGCACAGGAACCCCGGTTGTGAATCTACCTTGTTACAGTTAGGAAATTTCCGCCCATAAAGCGTCGTAAGTTGGGTTGCTATGTGCTGACCCTGCAACGTGCTGGACTGCACCGCTGCCTCGTTCTCACTAGTTGAGTATGTACCGACCTGGCTGCAACCCACCATGAGTGCAGTTAGAAGAAGTGCGACTGTTTTGTTCATTGCAAAAAACTCGTTAAATAGTTAGCGGTAGGGCGTAACGCCAATTACGTGATCGGCGTTGCAATGCATTTAAGTTGCAGCAAACGTTATAGGTGGGTGGTTATAAAGTGATTCTCAAGCACCACGAAAAAATGATAGGTTCGAGAGTTCCTGTCTTTCTCAGGGTGTAGTTGATAAGTGCTGGGCGTCCTTTGTTTTCAGTTATCCAGCTTTGAGGGACAGTTATGTTGGTATAGTTAGATTGAACAATCGGAATTTCATCACTGTAACGGGTCACTACTCCGAACCATGCCAGTCGTACCTTGTAGGCGCCATCAAGGGTCGGATAATAGGCTCTCGCATTGAGTTTATCTGAAGATAAGGTAGGTTCCGGAAGATGGTGTTTTTGTCCCGTGATCGCAATATGCAGTTTTTTGGAAGGTAGGTCTTCAGTTGTGTTTGGTAGTCTGACGGTATAGGCGATTTCTGCGACGCGGCTAATCGTGTCTACAACTTCCAGACGAGGGATCTTGAAGGTCAACGTTTGCCCTGAATGACTGACTGTTTGAATGTCGCTTCCATAGGTGCTGTTACGACCAAGCCAGTACACTTTGACGGTTTGTTGTGGGGCGGAGCCGATATAAGCCACTTGAACTGTTGCAAATGCGGCTTCGTAAAAATCTTTTACGAAGTTCAATCGTGTCCCCCCCGATTCTTTAGCTTCCAGCAATTTGGGTGGCAGCAGATTAATAGGGACAGGCTTGTCCTTGAGGTGTACGTCCACCTCCAAGGCCGCGGATGGGCCAGATGGATTGCCTAGTTGATCAGTGACCGCGTACTGGAACGGTGTTCGTGGGTTGTCGCCGGTTTTTTCAAACGTAGCGGTGTAGAGCGTCTCGGTTACAACCGGACTGCCTGGAAGGGCTTCGCCGGGAGAAACTTTATGATCAACATAGGTTGTGCCCACGGTCAGGCGAATATCGTCATGGGCGCGTTTATTGGGATAGTCGAACCCGACCACGACACCGCGCTCTGCCTGGGCTTTATCCACTCCGTTGGTCTGCACATCGGCGGAGACCTGAACCTTGCGCGCCGAATGGCCGGGTTCACCTGGTGCAAGGGTATGGTAGAGAACTTTTAATTTCCGGGACTCTTCGGGTGTTGTCTGACCAACCCTCCGCACCTTGTAGAAGATCTCGTTGACACCTTCGTGAAGGATGCCTTTAGGGATGTGCAGTTGAACACGATCGTTTTCCTTGCCAGGCTCAATGTTTTTGCCAGTTACGGGGGTTGCTCTGCCGTCCACATACAGATCAACGCGGTCGTTGGGCGCCGCATTGAGCCAAGGATCCATAATGCATAAGAGACCCTCAAGATGTTCGTTGAAGAGGGAAAGGGGAATGCCCCCCTGTGGATTGGAATCATGAATGACCGGAGTTTTCCATCCCGGGATGATTACCGGATATAGGGTCAGAACATTGTTGTTGGTTTGGTTATCCATCACCTGTCTCCTTGAGCGTGACTTTCACCATCCCGGCAGTTTAGGTGGCGGGTCTATCAAACACCGGCTCAAGCGAGTTGGCTACTGTCACATCTGACAGGTAAAGTCGTATAAATTGTGTTTTTCGCTACCGTTTGTCGTAATTTTCAGTGCCGTGCATTCATCAGTCTTCGTTTTAATTGAACAGTCCTGTGCTCAATCTGCCATGCTCAAAAACCGCAGCACCGCTTCAACAAAGGAACACCGCAATGGACGACGTACAGCAATTGGGTGAGATGCTTCGCCATTACGCAGAAAGCGAAGCGCACAAGAAGCAACTGTTCGAGTCGCAATCGGCCGTGTGGGCGACGCGCATTGGTGAACTGTTCGATCAGATCCAGCAATGGCTGGAACCGGTCCAGGCGCCGAATCTGCTAGAGGTGAGCCGCGAGGCGTATGTCGCCTCGGGGCCAAGCGTTCCGGTCGAGACGTCGACCTTCAAGACCGAGAAGCTGTCCATTGTGATCGCCGGTAAACCGGTGGAGTTTGTGCCGGATGTGATGGGTGCCGGTGGTCAGATTTCACTGGCCGTGATGGGCCTGACGGCCGCGCGGTACGGCAGCATTTCGCTGGTGTGCCTGCCGCCGTCCAGCAGCTGGCAATGGCGCAAGACCAACGGCTTGAAAGACCCGGATACCTTTGCGTTCGATGCGAACTTTTTGGCGCAGCAGTTGCAGAGCCTGATTCCCCGCGAACGCAGCTAAGGTCAAGCGCCACCCCTCACCCCAACCCTCTCCCCAGAGGGGAGAGGGGAAAGGGAGCCGATCTCCGTGCCTTTCAAGACCAGAGTTCGGCTCGATATTTCAGGTCGATGTAAATTGAAAGAACACCTCGGTCAGTCCCCTCTACCCCCTGGGGAGAGGGTTAGGGTGAGGGGTGGCCTTAGCTGACTCCCCTCAAATCTCCAAATCCCCCCAACCAGGTTTTGCTTCTTCCGGCGCAACGGCCTTCACGGTCTTGCCCGTCGCCAACTCCACCCGCCGCGCCACCTCCGGGTCATCGGCAAACGGAATCAGACTAGCTTCATCCAGACTTTCTGTCGTCTGGTGTTTCAGACAGTATTCAACCGCCAGGCAAAGCCCCGTCACGCCCAACACATTCAGCACGACCTCAATCATCTCAAGCTCCTTGCCTCAGGCAATCTGCGCGTCGCACTCGGCCATTTCGACGTCCGAAACCCGCACCGTGCGCCAGACGTTGTAAGCCATCAGCAACATGCCGCTGAGGAAGAACACACCGCCGGCGAAGCGCACCACGAACCCTGGATGGCTGGCCTGCAAGGCTTCGACGAAGGAATAAGTCAGCGTGCCGTCGTCGTTGATCGCGCGCCACATCAGGCCTTGGGTGATGCCGTTGACCCACATTGAGGCGATGTACAACACCGTGCCGATGGTCGCCAGCCAGAAGTGCAGGTTGATCAGCGGCGTGCTGTGCATCTGCTCGCGGCCGAAGACTTTCGGGATCATGTGGTACAGCGAACCGAAGGTGATCATTGCCACCCAACCCAGAGCGCCGGCGTGGACGTGGCCGATGGTCCAGTCGGTGTAGTGGGAGAGGGCGTTGACCGTTTTGATCGCCATCATCGGCCCTTCGAAAGTCGACATCCCGTAGAAGGCCAGGGACAACACCAAAAAGCGCAGGATCGGGTCGGTGCGCAATTTATGCCAGGCCCCCGACAGCGTCATCATGCCGTTGATCATCCCACCCCAGCTCGGTGCCAGCAGGATCAGCGACATCGCCATGCCCAGTGACTGCGCCCAATCCGGTAGCGCGGTGTAATGCAAATGGTGCGGGCCGGCCCAGATGTACAGGGTGATCAGCGCCCAGAAATGCACGATCGACAACCGATAGGAATACACCGGCCGCCCGACCTGTTTCGGCACGAAGTAGTACATCATCCCGAGGAACCCGGTGGTCAGGAAGAAACCCACTGCGTTGTGCCCGTACCACCACTGCACCATGGCGTCGGTCGCCCCGGAGTACACCGGGTAGGACTTGAACCAGTCCACCGGAATCGCCAGGTGATTGACCACGTGCAGCATCGCGATGACCACGATAAACGCGCCGAAGAACCAGTTGCCGACGTAGATGTGTTTGGTCTTGCGTTGCACCACGGTGGTGAAAAACACGATGGCGTAAGCGACCCAGACCACCGTCATCCACACCGCGCCGGAGAATTCGATCTCGGCGTATTCCTTGGTGGTGGTGTAGCCCAGCGGCAGGGTGATCAGCATCACCACGATCACCGATTGCCAACCCCAAAAAGTGAACGCGGCAAGCTTGTCCGAATACAGCCGCACCTGGCAGGTGCGCTGCACCGCGTAGTAACTGGCGGCGAATTGCGCGCTGCCGGAAAAGCCGAAAATTACCAGGCTGGTGTGCAGCGGGCGCAAGCGGCCGAAGGTGGTCCACGGCAGGTCGAGGTTCATCTGCGGCCACACCAGTTGCGAGGCGATCCACACCCCCATCGCCATCCCCAAGACACCCCAAACCACGGTTGCCACGACGAATTGGCGGACGACCTTGTAGTTATAGGCCTGTCCGATTGTTGCTGTGCTCATGGTCAATGCTTCCACGGTTGCAAAGTCTTGCCAGGCCACCCGGACTGGCATGTCGTCCACTGTAGAAACCCTGCCAGAAACAAAACAGACTCAGAAAAACCGAGTTTATGCGGATCAGATAAAGCGCATGCGTGTGGTGATCAGCCGCAGTCTGATACGGTTTTTTAGTATTTAGCTGAATCTGTAACGTACTGCGCCGCAGGTCCATAGTCGCTACCACAAGCACCGCCAACCCCGTAGCAGCTGTCGAGCACCGCGAGGCTCGGGCCGCGTTCGGACGCAGCAGTCGCGAAATCAAGCGACTCGGTGGGTCAGGTAAACCGGGTACACAGGGTTTACGACTGCTACGTCCGAACGCGGCCCGAGCCGAACGCAGCCTCGCGGTGCTCGACAGCTGCTACGGGGCAGAACAAATGATCGACCCGCGGCCGCTGACGGAAATCCTCCGGCAGTGGTCGACCATCAACCCGGAATTCCTGTTTCTGCCGCGCAAGTTCAAGATCGCCATCTGCTCGGCGGAGCAGGACCGGGCGACGATCATGATGCATGACATCGGCCTCTATCTTTACCCGGGTGACGACGGGCAAATGCTGCTGCGGGTCATCGTTGGCGGCGGGTTGGGGCGCACGCCGATCCTTGGTTTACAGATTCGCGAGGGATTGCCGTGGCAACACCTGCTGTCCTACGTCGAAGCGGTGCTGCGGGTCTACAACCGCCACGGTCGGCGCGACAACAAGTACAAGGCGCGGATCAAGATTCCGGTCAAGGCGGTGGGCATCGAAGCCTTTGCCCGGGAAACCGCGCTCTGGCGGACACCGACCTCGATTTCGGCACACGCCTGTCCGAAAACCCGGCCTTCGCCCGTTGGGTGTCGCGCAACGTTCAGCCGCACAAAGTGCCGGGCTACGCCAGCGTGGTGTTGTCGACCAAACCGGGCATTGCCTCACCGCCGGGTGATGCAGTGATTCTGCCGTTGGCCCGTTGGCTTGAAGGTCCACCGCAAAAGGGCGTGTGGTTGGGGCCGGACGATGAGGTGGAAAGCCTAAAGCCGTGGTTTTCACACTTGTCGTTGATTGCCCTGGGTTTTCCGAGTTTCCGTGATGGTCGCGGTTACAGCCAGGCGTACTTGCTGCGCACTCGATTGGGCTGGACGGGCGAGTTGCGCGCCGTCGGCGATGTACCGCGCGATCAACTCAGCCACATGCGTCAATGCGGGTTCGACAGCTTTGCGGTGCGTGAAGACAAGTCCGCCGAAGATGCGCTCACGGGGCTGGCCGGGATGAGCGTGCTGTATGGGCGTTCGGTGATTGAGCCGCGGCCGTTTTTCGACGGCGTCAGTAGAACGCCAGTGAGGATGGCGCATCCTGTAGAGCAGGACGCGCCGAGCGCTGTCAGTTGATACGGACCAGAGCAGCGCGATCGCTTGGAGAAAGCTGATCAATTTCGAGCAGTGTGAGGCTTTTTGGCGCTTCACCAGGCAGTGGGCTGCCGAGATTGCCCGCAGCGTCGGTGGGAAGTTTGTACATCGCGCCAGTGAGTGGATCGACAACGAGCATGCCAATCAACCCACCGAACAACAGGTTGCCCCAGTACCAGCCACTCATGCTGGTTTCCAGCGTAGCGCTGCTATCGGCATAACCTTCTTTCTTAAAGGTGATGGTGTAGGCCTCACCTTTGAAGTAGCCACGACCTGAAGGCAGGGTAACGGTATTGGGCGTGGAACCGTTATGTACGACGACTCCGTCCTTGTTCTTGATGGTGAAGTCGGCACCGCTTGGAGTGCTCGACACGTTCACTGGGTATTTGCTGTCGCCAACAATGCTTGCACAGCCCGAAGTCAGCAGTGTGGCGGTCAGGGCTGAAACGGTGAACAGCGTGCGGAGAGCTTTCATTGATGATCCTTGAGACCGGTATTTGCCGTCATTGGCCGAGGTACGCTTCATGTCGCCTCGTTGTGATTATTGGGGGCTGACTGCCCGGCGCGGACTCTAGCATTAATGGCAGTGCGCCATCATCCAGAACTCAAATTAATTCGATTTAGTCGCACACCGTGGGAAATGTTGTGTGGTGGCGTAAGGCATTTGTACTTGGGTCGATGATGGCACTTTGGTAGAGTCCGCAGCTCATAAGGAAGTCGTACCGAAAGGAGTCTGGTTTGAGTGTGGGCAAGAAGATTCTAGGGTTAACCGCGTTTCTGCTGATGTTGACCCTGTGGGGCGGTTACTTTTATGTGTTCCAGGAGAACCGCGGCGGTCAGTTGGGTGGTGCGCCCGACAGTTACGCCTGGTGCGGCACGCCACCGGCCACCGATGCGCTGTCGCTGGGTAAGGATCAGTTGACGCTGCGCGTCACTAACAACCTGCGTGGCGAGTTCCTGCTCAGCGGCGCGGTGATTGTTTCCGAACGCACCTTCAATCGCTATGACCTGGGCCGTAACGAACTGCGCCTGCGCCTGGAACCGCTGCAATGGTCCTACGGCGCCACGCCGATTTTCCTCGAACAGGTCAGGATCAAGCCCCTGAGCCGTAACCTCGCTTCTGACAACAAAAGTGCCTACGCGGAGCTCGAACCGCGACCGATTGGCGTGCAGGGGCGCGCCACCGAGTTTCCCTTCGACACCTACCGCTACGGCTACAAACCGGTGCTGTATTACCTCAAGGGCAATGAGCGCGTCGACTTGCGCTTTCGCCACATCACCACGGTGA
It encodes:
- the ccoN gene encoding cytochrome-c oxidase, cbb3-type subunit I yields the protein MSTATIGQAYNYKVVRQFVVATVVWGVLGMAMGVWIASQLVWPQMNLDLPWTTFGRLRPLHTSLVIFGFSGSAQFAASYYAVQRTCQVRLYSDKLAAFTFWGWQSVIVVMLITLPLGYTTTKEYAEIEFSGAVWMTVVWVAYAIVFFTTVVQRKTKHIYVGNWFFGAFIVVIAMLHVVNHLAIPVDWFKSYPVYSGATDAMVQWWYGHNAVGFFLTTGFLGMMYYFVPKQVGRPVYSYRLSIVHFWALITLYIWAGPHHLHYTALPDWAQSLGMAMSLILLAPSWGGMINGMMTLSGAWHKLRTDPILRFLVLSLAFYGMSTFEGPMMAIKTVNALSHYTDWTIGHVHAGALGWVAMITFGSLYHMIPKVFGREQMHSTPLINLHFWLATIGTVLYIASMWVNGITQGLMWRAINDDGTLTYSFVEALQASHPGFVVRFAGGVFFLSGMLLMAYNVWRTVRVSDVEMAECDAQIA
- a CDS encoding DUF934 domain-containing protein; its protein translation is MPGYASVVLSTKPGIASPPGDAVILPLARWLEGPPQKGVWLGPDDEVESLKPWFSHLSLIALGFPSFRDGRGYSQAYLLRTRLGWTGELRAVGDVPRDQLSHMRQCGFDSFAVREDKSAEDALTGLAGMSVLYGRSVIEPRPFFDGVSRTPVRMAHPVEQDAPSAVS